A genomic segment from Fibrobacter succinogenes encodes:
- a CDS encoding FISUMP domain-containing protein: MNFKSIDFVVLAAALFFGLVACGSDSSSGPQENTVPVESSGSINPSSSAVAEPQTSSEIAESSSDAALPKSSSSMINPFSSGLSYVFEGNGSSAASSASVAPDVEYGTLQDPRDGKSYKTVVIGGKTWMAENLNFSKSTDGSVSLDSTFCLNNILANCEKYGRFYQEFDAAKACPEGWAIPQASDWRDLTNAAKETYGDNNGSLRAVGEWEDTIFGDNVVATNASGFSALPAGYRASTGEYDGEGTKAYFWGEDNMNRYAWILSNQYDLDKESIMRGYFAYAIRCIKN; this comes from the coding sequence ATGAATTTCAAGTCTATAGATTTTGTCGTTTTGGCTGCCGCTTTGTTTTTCGGCTTGGTGGCGTGCGGTTCTGATTCGTCATCCGGTCCGCAAGAAAATACGGTGCCGGTTGAATCTTCCGGATCGATCAACCCTTCGAGCAGCGCTGTAGCGGAACCGCAGACTTCTTCGGAAATTGCGGAAAGCTCAAGTGACGCCGCACTCCCTAAGAGCTCTAGCTCCATGATAAACCCGTTTTCCAGCGGGCTGTCATATGTGTTCGAGGGCAACGGTTCTTCTGCCGCTTCTAGTGCGTCCGTTGCTCCGGATGTGGAATACGGTACCTTGCAAGATCCGCGTGACGGCAAGAGTTACAAGACGGTCGTTATCGGTGGCAAGACATGGATGGCCGAGAACCTGAACTTTTCCAAGAGTACCGACGGTTCCGTTTCCCTCGATTCTACGTTCTGCTTGAATAATATCCTCGCGAATTGCGAGAAGTATGGGCGCTTCTACCAGGAATTCGATGCCGCCAAAGCTTGCCCTGAAGGTTGGGCCATCCCGCAGGCATCCGATTGGCGCGACCTGACCAATGCGGCAAAGGAAACGTACGGCGACAACAATGGTTCGCTGCGTGCCGTGGGCGAATGGGAAGATACGATTTTCGGTGACAATGTCGTTGCCACGAACGCGAGCGGGTTCTCTGCCTTGCCGGCTGGTTACCGCGCCAGCACGGGCGAGTACGACGGTGAAGGCACCAAGGCCTATTTCTGGGGCGAAGACAACATGAATCGCTACGCATGGATTCTCTCGAACCAGTACGACTTGGATAAGGAATCGATAATGCGCGGATACTTCGCCTACGCTATCCGTTGCATTAAGAATTAA
- a CDS encoding DMT family transporter has protein sequence TMRFVVTYLLLLAASHKQFRSKNWKHELILFICGITGCTLYFWTENTALSLAPSSNVSLIVCITPLLIMIFGGLFYKSERLGKRQILGCFVTFIGMVLVVLNGKFILKLSPLGDFLAISAALVWTIYSLVVRKLNGEYSTLFITRKIFFYGALTSIPALFIEAGGSVAKVADIPWHNFAEPVVALNFLCLTVFSSLFGYLVWNKVMKQIGTVLASNYLYAIPLVTIITAVIALSERITPVAIAGAAATVAGMIIAEMKRKP, from the coding sequence ACGATGCGTTTCGTGGTCACGTACCTGCTGTTGCTCGCCGCTTCTCACAAGCAGTTTCGCAGCAAGAACTGGAAGCACGAACTGATCCTGTTCATCTGCGGTATCACAGGTTGCACGCTCTACTTCTGGACCGAGAATACAGCGCTTTCGCTGGCGCCGTCGAGCAACGTCTCGCTTATCGTCTGCATCACACCGCTGCTCATCATGATCTTTGGCGGGCTTTTCTACAAGAGCGAACGGCTCGGCAAGCGGCAGATTCTCGGCTGTTTCGTCACGTTCATTGGCATGGTACTCGTGGTGCTGAACGGGAAGTTCATCCTGAAGCTCTCCCCGCTCGGCGACTTCCTCGCCATCAGCGCCGCACTCGTGTGGACCATCTATTCGCTTGTAGTCCGCAAGCTCAACGGCGAGTATTCCACACTGTTCATCACGCGCAAGATTTTCTTCTACGGTGCGCTCACGTCCATCCCCGCGCTGTTCATCGAGGCGGGCGGCAGCGTAGCGAAGGTGGCCGATATCCCGTGGCATAATTTCGCGGAACCCGTCGTGGCGCTCAACTTCCTCTGCCTCACGGTTTTCTCGTCGCTGTTCGGCTACCTCGTATGGAACAAGGTGATGAAACAGATCGGCACGGTGCTCGCGAGCAACTACCTCTACGCCATCCCGCTCGTCACCATCATTACCGCGGTCATCGCGCTTAGCGAGCGCATCACGCCAGTCGCCATCGCAGGCGCTGCAGCAACTGTTGCCGGCATGATCATCGCCGAGATGAAACGCAAACCTTAA